Proteins co-encoded in one Proteiniborus ethanoligenes genomic window:
- a CDS encoding nuclear transport factor 2 family protein: MRPKEVIEKWVEAFNNANVTDLISFYGDEAINYQVPNTPIQGKEEIKKMFEEEFAQAKMVCIIENIFEDGEWAILEWKDPLGLRGCGFFHIINDKIVFQRGYWDKLSFLRKHGLPIPKE, from the coding sequence ATGAGACCAAAAGAAGTCATTGAAAAATGGGTTGAAGCTTTTAATAATGCGAATGTTACTGATTTAATAAGTTTTTATGGCGATGAGGCTATAAACTACCAAGTACCCAACACTCCAATTCAGGGGAAAGAAGAAATCAAAAAAATGTTTGAAGAAGAATTTGCTCAAGCTAAAATGGTTTGTATTATAGAAAACATTTTTGAAGATGGTGAATGGGCAATTTTAGAATGGAAAGATCCACTTGGACTAAGAGGATGTGGTTTTTTCCATATTATAAATGATAAAATTGTATTTCAAAGAGGTTATTGGGACAAATTATCATTTTTAAGAAAGCATGGCCTTCCAATCCCAAAAGAGTAA
- a CDS encoding L-fuculose-phosphate aldolase, giving the protein MNIYCIKQERTDEIMLMKEERQLIVEYGKKLLTSGLTKGTGGNLSIFNRDKGLFAISPTGIDYFQTEPEDVVILSIDGEQVEGHRKPSSEVEMHRVFYERRTDIDAIIHTHTMYATTLACLNWSLPPVHYMVALAGLDVRCAKYATYGTKELAENAFEAMKDRKAVLLANHGLLAGANDLLNAFNITEEIEYCAELYYRTKSIGEPVILSEEEMILMLDKFKTYGQRK; this is encoded by the coding sequence ATGAATATTTATTGTATAAAGCAAGAAAGGACTGATGAAATTATGTTAATGAAGGAAGAAAGACAGCTAATTGTAGAATACGGTAAAAAGCTTTTGACCTCAGGGTTAACAAAGGGTACAGGTGGTAATTTAAGTATATTCAATAGAGATAAAGGACTGTTTGCTATAAGCCCTACAGGCATTGACTATTTTCAAACTGAGCCAGAGGATGTAGTTATATTAAGCATTGATGGAGAGCAAGTAGAGGGACATAGAAAGCCTTCAAGTGAAGTTGAAATGCACAGAGTTTTTTATGAAAGAAGAACAGATATAGATGCTATTATTCATACTCATACCATGTATGCTACAACCCTAGCATGTCTAAACTGGTCCTTACCACCAGTTCATTATATGGTAGCACTAGCAGGCTTAGATGTAAGATGTGCTAAATATGCTACATACGGTACTAAAGAGCTTGCAGAAAATGCTTTTGAAGCTATGAAAGACAGGAAGGCAGTTTTATTAGCAAATCATGGACTCTTAGCAGGAGCAAATGATTTATTAAACGCTTTTAATATTACAGAAGAGATAGAATATTGTGCAGAGCTTTACTATAGAACAAAATCCATAGGAGAGCCTGTTATTTTATCAGAGGAAGAAATGATATTAATGTTGGATAAATTCAAAACATATGGTCAAAGAAAATAA
- a CDS encoding S-methyl-5-thioribose-1-phosphate isomerase, with product MIRADKGLAFMLQYENVAWYENGMVKILDRRIYPTKVQFVTCYHHTEVAKAIADMVTQSGGPYVAAGMGMALAAHEAKDKSSEQLLEYLKDAAYTLSHARPTTVKRMEIVVEGCLNAAQEAIKQGERVDEGIFHHTLATINNNYIRIGKVANYLVDMFPDKGTIMTQCFGETIVGQMLKEAKKRGKDIKVICPETRPYFQGARLTASVVYEQGFDVTVITDNMPAYTMLSKKVDLFTSAADAICMDGHVVNKIGTFQIAIAAKYLGIPYFVTGTPDKGHDSVSTIKIEERDASYVLEAMGVRTAMEGVKGYYPLFDITPPHLVSAVITDKGIFTPYDLNRYYSD from the coding sequence TTGATAAGAGCTGATAAAGGTTTGGCATTTATGCTTCAGTATGAAAATGTAGCATGGTATGAGAATGGTATGGTTAAAATATTAGATAGGAGAATATACCCTACTAAAGTACAGTTTGTTACTTGCTACCACCATACAGAAGTAGCTAAGGCGATTGCTGATATGGTAACTCAAAGTGGGGGGCCATATGTTGCTGCTGGTATGGGAATGGCACTTGCTGCTCATGAGGCAAAGGACAAATCTTCAGAACAGTTGCTTGAATATTTAAAGGATGCAGCCTATACACTTTCACATGCAAGACCTACTACGGTCAAACGTATGGAAATAGTTGTAGAGGGGTGTTTAAATGCAGCTCAGGAGGCTATAAAACAAGGGGAAAGGGTTGATGAAGGAATATTTCATCACACCTTAGCAACAATAAACAATAACTATATTAGGATAGGCAAGGTTGCAAATTATCTTGTGGATATGTTCCCAGATAAAGGCACCATTATGACACAATGCTTTGGAGAAACTATAGTAGGTCAAATGCTTAAGGAAGCAAAAAAACGGGGCAAGGATATTAAAGTTATATGTCCAGAGACACGACCATATTTTCAGGGAGCAAGGCTTACTGCTAGCGTCGTTTATGAGCAAGGTTTTGATGTAACGGTTATAACAGATAATATGCCTGCCTATACAATGCTAAGCAAAAAAGTAGATTTATTCACATCAGCAGCAGATGCTATTTGCATGGATGGGCATGTAGTAAATAAGATTGGCACTTTTCAAATTGCAATAGCAGCAAAGTACTTAGGAATTCCTTATTTTGTAACTGGGACTCCAGACAAGGGGCATGATAGTGTTTCAACAATAAAGATAGAAGAAAGAGATGCAAGCTATGTTTTAGAGGCTATGGGTGTAAGAACTGCAATGGAAGGTGTGAAAGGCTATTATCCATTGTTTGATATTACTCCTCCTCATTTAGTAAGTGCTGTAATTACTGACAAAGGTATATTTACTCCTTACGATTTAAATAGATATTATAGTGATTAA
- a CDS encoding trans-sulfuration enzyme family protein, giving the protein MDKNKKYRFETMSIHAGSQGKNANNALNPPIYQTSTFVFDSIEHVEKVMSFESDDYVYTRGNNPTLRLFENRMAALEEGNGAVAFSSGMAAISSVLFSFLKPGDNIIVNKTLYGSSYNVVTHLLPQYNVDYKIADLSYTDGLKDLIDEKTKVIYFETPSNPNLMLIDIKKISKIAKEKEVKVVIDNTFATPYFQRPLTLGADVVVHSATKYICGHGDVVGGVAISKNADYIQSLKFDYMCEFGGVMSPFNAWLLLRGLKTLGVRMRQHEKNALEVARFLKRHPKVKEVLYPGLEDFKGHEIAKEQMSGFGAMISFEINGDLEAAKKVVNSVRLAQLAVSLGDCETLIELPAAMTHRGYPKEELAKFGLTESMIRISVGLEDVNDIIEDLDNALSMI; this is encoded by the coding sequence ATGGACAAAAATAAAAAATACAGATTTGAAACTATGTCAATACATGCTGGGAGCCAAGGAAAAAATGCAAATAATGCATTGAATCCGCCAATTTATCAAACATCTACTTTTGTATTTGATAGCATTGAACATGTTGAAAAGGTTATGTCCTTTGAAAGTGACGATTATGTATATACTAGGGGGAACAATCCTACCCTAAGACTTTTTGAAAACAGAATGGCTGCTTTAGAGGAAGGTAATGGAGCAGTTGCATTTTCTTCAGGAATGGCTGCAATAAGCTCGGTTCTATTTTCATTTCTTAAGCCAGGTGACAATATAATAGTAAATAAAACCTTATATGGATCTAGCTACAACGTTGTTACACATCTTCTTCCTCAGTACAATGTGGATTATAAAATAGCAGATTTAAGCTATACAGATGGGCTTAAAGACTTAATTGACGAAAAAACTAAGGTAATATATTTTGAGACCCCTTCAAATCCCAACCTAATGCTTATAGATATTAAAAAAATTTCAAAAATAGCAAAGGAAAAAGAGGTAAAGGTAGTAATAGATAATACTTTTGCTACACCGTACTTCCAAAGACCATTGACCTTAGGAGCAGATGTAGTAGTTCATAGTGCTACCAAATATATCTGTGGTCATGGAGATGTTGTAGGTGGAGTTGCTATCTCTAAAAATGCAGATTATATACAATCTCTAAAATTTGATTACATGTGTGAATTTGGAGGAGTAATGAGTCCGTTTAATGCATGGCTCTTGCTTAGAGGACTTAAAACACTTGGTGTAAGGATGAGACAGCATGAGAAAAATGCGCTTGAGGTAGCTAGGTTTTTAAAGCGTCATCCAAAGGTAAAAGAAGTTTTATATCCTGGACTTGAGGATTTTAAAGGACATGAAATAGCAAAAGAACAGATGAGTGGCTTTGGAGCCATGATAAGCTTTGAAATAAATGGGGATTTAGAAGCTGCTAAGAAGGTTGTTAACTCTGTGAGACTAGCACAGCTTGCTGTAAGCCTTGGAGACTGTGAAACCTTAATAGAGCTTCCAGCAGCTATGACACATAGAGGATACCCAAAAGAAGAGCTAGCTAAATTTGGATTAACTGAAAGCATGATAAGAATATCTGTAGGACTTGAAGATGTGAACGACATAATTGAAGACCTAGATAATGCACTATCAATGATATGA
- a CDS encoding QueT transporter family protein: MKEVFKMWKSTKMVVLVALCAGLYAALLIPFKALVLIPGITEFRPASALPIVFGLLFGPAGAWGSAIGNLIGDFFGSLGVGSIFGFFGNFMFAYVPYKVWHNLGVVDKDDAEPNLKSGKKVVAYILATLGGALSCALIIGWGLEILGMVPFAALGAIISLNNSIPSIILGIPLLIVLYPRIKKWDLLWTDIMPEEDLPKTGGTARIGAIIMFLGTVVGLIGGLAVALGAGQELFSFGSGVAEGMSVALVAGLGVLATFVGSFMQ, from the coding sequence ATGAAAGAAGTATTTAAAATGTGGAAGTCAACTAAAATGGTAGTTTTAGTAGCATTATGTGCAGGCCTTTATGCAGCATTATTAATACCTTTCAAAGCACTAGTTTTAATTCCTGGAATTACAGAATTTAGACCTGCAAGTGCATTACCTATAGTATTTGGACTTTTATTTGGACCTGCGGGAGCTTGGGGTTCAGCTATAGGTAACCTTATAGGAGATTTCTTTGGTTCATTAGGTGTTGGTAGTATTTTTGGCTTCTTTGGGAACTTTATGTTTGCTTATGTACCATACAAAGTATGGCACAACCTAGGTGTAGTTGATAAAGACGATGCAGAACCAAATCTTAAATCTGGGAAGAAAGTAGTGGCATATATTCTTGCAACTTTAGGTGGAGCATTATCATGTGCTCTCATTATAGGCTGGGGACTTGAAATACTTGGAATGGTGCCATTTGCAGCACTAGGAGCTATAATATCTTTAAACAATTCAATTCCTTCAATAATCCTTGGTATACCTCTATTAATAGTTTTATATCCGAGAATTAAGAAATGGGACCTTCTATGGACGGATATAATGCCAGAAGAAGACCTACCTAAAACTGGTGGAACAGCAAGAATTGGTGCTATAATCATGTTTTTAGGTACAGTTGTAGGCCTTATAGGAGGATTAGCAGTTGCACTAGGTGCTGGGCAAGAGCTTTTCAGCTTTGGCTCTGGAGTAGCTGAAGGAATGAGTGTAGCATTAGTAGCAGGATTAGGCGTATTAGCAACATTTGTTGGGAGCTTTATGCAGTAA
- a CDS encoding S-methyl-5'-thioinosine phosphorylase: MKKAIIGGTGVYDIGVGSHAKIVETKYGNVEVDIVNINGEDIVFLARHGKDHSTPPHLINYRANMKALEQLGVKYIYATAAVGSCNENYAPGDVVVVNNFIDFTKLRPVTFFEGGEEPVKHTDMGDPYCRNLRNKFYDAAKIEEVHVKGNAVYICTEGPRFETEYEVKMYKNLGGDVIGMTNVPEVVLAKELGMCYATVGIITNWCTGIKGEITLHDIRGTLSANKEKISKAFLRVFRENLDQESCNCQNAIIKL, from the coding sequence ATGAAGAAGGCTATTATTGGAGGTACAGGTGTCTACGATATTGGAGTAGGAAGCCATGCCAAAATTGTTGAAACAAAATACGGAAATGTAGAAGTTGATATAGTAAATATTAACGGAGAAGATATAGTTTTCTTAGCAAGACACGGAAAAGACCATTCAACACCACCACATTTAATAAATTACAGAGCAAATATGAAGGCATTAGAACAACTAGGAGTTAAATATATCTACGCAACTGCAGCAGTTGGCTCATGTAATGAGAATTATGCTCCAGGGGATGTTGTAGTAGTAAATAATTTTATCGATTTTACTAAATTAAGACCTGTTACTTTCTTTGAAGGTGGAGAGGAGCCCGTTAAACATACAGATATGGGTGATCCTTATTGTAGAAACCTTAGAAACAAATTTTATGATGCAGCAAAGATTGAAGAAGTTCATGTAAAAGGAAATGCAGTATATATATGCACTGAAGGTCCTAGATTTGAAACAGAATACGAAGTAAAAATGTATAAAAATTTAGGAGGTGATGTAATAGGCATGACTAATGTGCCAGAGGTAGTACTAGCAAAGGAATTAGGAATGTGTTATGCAACAGTTGGGATAATCACAAATTGGTGTACAGGCATTAAAGGAGAGATTACCCTACATGATATTCGAGGTACATTGTCTGCGAACAAAGAAAAAATTAGTAAGGCTTTTTTAAGAGTATTTAGAGAAAACCTAGACCAGGAAAGTTGTAACTGTCAAAATGCAATTATTAAACTCTAA
- a CDS encoding energy-coupling factor transporter transmembrane component T family protein: MDMFLYIDKNTFLHRLDPRTKLLVMFGSFAIALLFNSLPILIGLGIVIFLYGQSGRVLSNLKRIRVILFMIALMSIIIWSLTKGGETKLLGPITLEGLLHGIMIGLKFDIMIISGMIFLSSTKIEEISLGLVKLKVPYRGAFAFSTAIRLVPMIVGTSYTITQAQKSRGLDLDSGTLFQKAKKYVPLLIPTLISVIRGTNVFSMALESKGFGYDKERTNYMEIGFDGKDYALMVITILAVIFSIYSKIAFKL, encoded by the coding sequence ATGGATATGTTCTTATATATAGACAAGAATACTTTCCTTCATAGATTAGATCCTAGAACTAAGCTGCTAGTCATGTTTGGTAGTTTTGCAATTGCACTTTTATTTAATTCTCTTCCTATACTAATTGGACTAGGAATAGTTATTTTCTTATATGGACAATCAGGAAGAGTGTTATCAAATTTAAAGCGTATAAGGGTAATATTATTCATGATTGCTTTAATGTCAATAATTATATGGTCCTTGACCAAGGGCGGGGAAACAAAGCTACTGGGACCTATAACTCTAGAAGGACTCTTACATGGAATCATGATAGGTTTAAAGTTTGACATAATGATTATTTCTGGGATGATTTTCCTAAGCTCTACAAAAATCGAAGAAATATCCCTAGGTCTTGTCAAATTAAAGGTGCCTTACAGAGGAGCATTTGCATTTTCAACTGCAATAAGACTTGTTCCTATGATAGTAGGTACTAGTTATACAATTACTCAAGCACAAAAGTCCAGAGGATTAGACTTAGATTCAGGAACGTTATTTCAAAAAGCTAAAAAATATGTACCATTATTGATACCAACACTTATTTCTGTTATAAGAGGTACAAATGTGTTTTCTATGGCCCTAGAATCAAAAGGCTTTGGCTATGACAAAGAAAGAACTAATTACATGGAAATAGGCTTTGATGGAAAGGATTATGCACTTATGGTAATAACAATATTAGCAGTAATATTTTCTATATACTCAAAAATAGCATTTAAATTATAG
- a CDS encoding ABC transporter ATP-binding protein — protein MGNKEEVKAISIKNLTFKYKDQKDKNAIEDINLDIEKGQFVVIMGPSGAGKSTLANCLNGLVPHFIRGQYSGEVLINGANARENSVSKMAREIGLVFQDFESQLFSTNTMLEIAFGPENFKVDREEIKRRIEKILKTVKLQGFEARQPSTLSGGQKQRLAIGSVLASQPSIICMDEPTTDLDPVGKLGIFTIAKELHEDKDLTLIIIEHETEEALNADRLIIMEDGHILKDGCPKEVLKEIELTDRIGIMSLQIPKYFSQMSLIKKEELPLTPDEGLEKFKSLGLEIDEEKYAEILCGEEKRDSKYGNVIIEVKDLEHTYPNGKTALKGASLKVREGEFLAVLGHNGSGKTTLVKHFNGLLLPTNGNVIVNGKDTKNSTIFEIGKEVGYAFQNPDHQIFADTVYEEVAFSPKIRGCSKEEIDERVKEALKAVDMEGYEEEDPFSLTKGGRQRIAVASILSARPKVIILDEPTTGLDYKEQRQMMELIKKLNESGHTIIMITHTMWVVSEYAHRVAVVNDGEIKMYGTTREVFKNEEELLKSYLKTPHIVSLSNKLGNTILSIDEMIRCTKGAK, from the coding sequence ATGGGTAATAAAGAGGAAGTAAAGGCTATATCCATAAAAAACCTGACTTTTAAGTATAAAGACCAAAAAGATAAAAATGCTATTGAAGATATAAACTTAGATATTGAAAAAGGTCAATTTGTAGTAATAATGGGGCCTAGCGGTGCAGGTAAATCTACTTTGGCAAATTGCTTAAATGGACTAGTACCTCATTTCATTAGAGGACAATACAGCGGTGAAGTTTTAATAAATGGTGCTAATGCAAGGGAAAATAGTGTGAGCAAAATGGCGAGGGAAATAGGATTAGTTTTTCAAGATTTTGAATCACAGTTGTTTTCTACAAATACAATGCTGGAGATTGCATTTGGACCTGAAAATTTTAAGGTTGATAGAGAAGAAATAAAAAGAAGAATAGAAAAAATATTAAAGACAGTTAAGCTTCAAGGCTTTGAAGCTAGGCAGCCTTCAACATTATCTGGAGGCCAGAAGCAAAGATTAGCTATAGGCTCTGTTCTCGCTTCTCAACCAAGTATTATCTGCATGGACGAGCCAACTACAGATCTGGACCCAGTGGGCAAGCTAGGTATATTTACAATAGCTAAAGAGTTACATGAAGACAAAGATCTTACCCTTATAATAATAGAGCATGAAACAGAAGAGGCATTAAACGCTGATAGGCTTATAATTATGGAAGACGGACATATTTTAAAGGATGGATGCCCTAAAGAGGTTCTAAAAGAAATAGAATTAACAGATCGTATAGGAATAATGTCCCTTCAAATTCCAAAATACTTTTCTCAAATGTCCTTAATAAAAAAAGAAGAACTACCCTTAACACCTGATGAAGGCCTAGAAAAATTCAAGAGTCTAGGACTTGAAATAGATGAAGAAAAATATGCAGAAATTCTTTGTGGAGAAGAAAAAAGAGATAGTAAATATGGAAATGTAATAATAGAAGTAAAGGATCTAGAGCACACTTATCCTAACGGGAAAACTGCCTTAAAAGGAGCTAGTCTAAAGGTAAGAGAAGGAGAATTTTTAGCTGTACTTGGGCACAATGGAAGCGGTAAGACTACTTTAGTAAAGCATTTTAATGGATTACTATTACCTACAAATGGGAATGTAATAGTAAATGGAAAAGACACTAAGAATTCAACAATATTTGAGATAGGTAAAGAGGTAGGATATGCTTTTCAAAACCCTGACCATCAGATATTTGCTGATACAGTTTATGAAGAAGTAGCTTTTAGCCCTAAGATTAGAGGCTGCTCAAAGGAAGAAATAGATGAAAGAGTTAAAGAAGCACTAAAGGCAGTTGATATGGAAGGATATGAGGAGGAAGACCCATTTTCACTTACTAAGGGCGGAAGACAAAGAATAGCAGTAGCTTCTATATTGTCTGCCAGACCAAAAGTTATAATCCTAGATGAGCCTACTACTGGACTTGACTATAAAGAGCAAAGACAGATGATGGAGCTAATAAAAAAGCTTAATGAAAGTGGGCATACCATAATAATGATAACCCATACAATGTGGGTAGTTTCTGAATATGCTCATAGGGTAGCAGTAGTAAATGATGGAGAAATAAAGATGTATGGCACTACTAGAGAGGTATTTAAAAATGAAGAGGAGCTTTTAAAATCTTATTTAAAAACACCTCATATAGTAAGCTTAAGCAATAAGCTAGGAAATACAATACTGTCAATAGATGAAATGATTAGATGCACTAAGGGGGCGAAGTAA
- the mtnA gene encoding S-methyl-5-thioribose-1-phosphate isomerase, translating to MKEIKTIEFKDDILYLIDQRKLPITYEIFQCETYKEVDFAIKDMVVRGAPAIGATAAYGVVLAAKEFLNNSKDEFFKNMEEALDLLNKSRPTAVNLMWAIRRMRNLIEENKELSVNDIYEKIRIEADNIFNEDIQTNKQMGKHGNEVIPEKATILTHCNTGALATAGFGTALGVVREAFYTGKDIFVYADETRPRLQGGRLTAWELRQEEIPSKLIADNVAATLIRDGKIDVILVGADRIALNGDTANKIGTFMLSVVAKAYNVPFYIVAPTTTIDFDIETGEEIEIEERGSEEVTHIENVRIAPEGMDVFNPAFDVTPSENITGIITEKGIVRPPYRENILKLK from the coding sequence ATGAAAGAAATTAAAACAATTGAATTTAAGGATGATATTTTATATCTAATAGATCAAAGAAAATTACCGATAACTTATGAAATATTCCAGTGCGAGACATATAAGGAAGTAGATTTTGCCATTAAAGATATGGTTGTAAGAGGAGCACCTGCCATAGGAGCAACTGCAGCATATGGAGTAGTCCTAGCTGCAAAAGAATTCCTAAATAATAGTAAGGATGAATTTTTTAAGAACATGGAAGAAGCATTGGACTTATTAAACAAGTCAAGACCAACAGCAGTAAATCTAATGTGGGCAATAAGAAGAATGAGAAACCTTATAGAAGAAAACAAAGAGCTATCAGTAAATGACATATATGAAAAAATAAGAATAGAAGCAGATAACATTTTTAATGAAGACATACAAACAAACAAACAAATGGGAAAACATGGTAATGAAGTTATTCCTGAAAAAGCTACTATTCTGACCCATTGCAATACAGGAGCTCTAGCTACAGCTGGGTTTGGTACAGCTTTAGGAGTAGTAAGAGAGGCATTCTATACTGGAAAGGATATATTTGTTTATGCTGATGAAACAAGGCCAAGACTTCAAGGCGGAAGACTTACTGCATGGGAGCTAAGGCAAGAGGAAATACCCTCAAAGCTTATTGCAGATAATGTGGCTGCGACCTTAATAAGAGATGGGAAAATAGACGTAATATTAGTAGGTGCAGATAGAATAGCCTTAAACGGAGACACTGCAAATAAAATTGGAACATTTATGTTATCAGTAGTAGCAAAGGCTTATAATGTACCGTTCTATATAGTTGCTCCAACAACTACTATAGATTTTGATATAGAAACAGGAGAAGAAATAGAAATTGAAGAGAGAGGTAGCGAGGAGGTTACTCACATCGAAAACGTTAGAATAGCACCAGAAGGTATGGACGTATTTAATCCTGCATTTGATGTGACGCCAAGTGAAAATATTACAGGGATTATAACGGAAAAAGGAATAGTAAGACCACCATATAGAGAAAACATATTAAAACTTAAATAA
- a CDS encoding MDR/zinc-dependent alcohol dehydrogenase-like family protein translates to MRAVYFDGELQYREDIPKPQIESNESLIKITYAAICNTDKEIVKGYKDFKGILGHEFVGVVEESEEKDLVGKRIVGEINIGCNQCDFCNKGFQNHCRNRKILGMTHKDGAFADYITLPNKNIHVVPDRVSDMEAVFAEPLAAALQITNMYHIKPTDKVAIIGDGKLAQMITQVISLTSCDLTVIGKHSEKLDLLKRKAKTILLQDSKFENYFDVAIDCTGNSQGLKYAKDIVKAMGTIILKSTYNSEAMLNPTSWVVNEITILGTRCGPIDAALRLLERKLVSVDGLVSGIYSLKDFKSAFEDKNALKAVFDLQMN, encoded by the coding sequence ATGAGAGCTGTATACTTTGATGGGGAGCTTCAATACAGAGAAGATATACCAAAGCCTCAAATAGAAAGCAACGAGTCTCTAATAAAGATTACCTATGCTGCAATATGCAATACAGATAAAGAGATAGTGAAAGGCTACAAGGATTTTAAAGGCATATTGGGGCATGAGTTTGTTGGAGTAGTTGAAGAATCAGAGGAGAAGGATTTGGTTGGCAAAAGAATAGTTGGAGAAATCAATATAGGATGCAATCAATGTGATTTTTGTAATAAAGGCTTCCAAAATCATTGTAGAAACAGAAAAATATTAGGAATGACCCATAAGGATGGGGCATTTGCAGATTATATAACTCTTCCAAACAAGAATATACACGTAGTTCCTGATAGAGTGTCAGACATGGAAGCTGTATTTGCAGAGCCTTTAGCTGCTGCGCTTCAAATAACTAATATGTATCATATAAAACCTACGGATAAAGTCGCTATAATTGGAGATGGCAAGCTAGCACAGATGATTACTCAAGTTATAAGCTTAACATCCTGCGACTTAACTGTAATTGGAAAGCATTCTGAGAAACTAGATTTATTAAAAAGAAAAGCAAAAACAATACTTTTACAAGATTCTAAATTTGAAAATTATTTTGATGTAGCAATTGACTGCACAGGTAATTCTCAAGGCTTAAAATATGCTAAGGATATAGTGAAAGCAATGGGAACAATAATACTAAAAAGCACTTATAACTCTGAGGCTATGCTTAACCCTACAAGCTGGGTTGTAAACGAAATAACCATATTAGGCACAAGATGTGGACCTATAGATGCAGCGTTAAGGCTTTTAGAAAGAAAGCTAGTGTCTGTAGATGGACTAGTAAGTGGAATCTACTCACTAAAAGACTTTAAAAGCGCTTTTGAAGATAAAAATGCCCTAAAAGCAGTATTCGATTTACAAATGAATTAG